From Kineosporia corallincola, one genomic window encodes:
- a CDS encoding carbohydrate ABC transporter permease: MSRSRWKANTLAAIFCLVWIFPVYWMINSAFKPRADLLTTTPKFLPTHPTLDNFVTAVTQENFLTNLRNSVIVVAATVVLSIAVGIFAAAALSRFRFAGRRAILVVILAVQMLPGTALLIPMFALFNTANLLGTYYGLILAYLATTLPFSIWVMRGFFVAIPVEIEEAARIDGAGTWRILFSVLFPLVAPGVIATSIFAFIAAWNDYLVAYTFMQDQSHYTLPVWLASFTNPTSGTDYGGQMAASVLFALPVVVFFLIIQRNLVSGMSAGAVKG; this comes from the coding sequence GTGAGCCGCAGCCGCTGGAAGGCCAACACGCTGGCCGCGATCTTCTGCCTGGTCTGGATCTTCCCGGTGTACTGGATGATCAACAGCGCCTTCAAACCGCGCGCCGACCTGCTCACCACCACCCCGAAGTTCCTGCCCACGCACCCCACGCTGGACAACTTCGTGACCGCGGTGACGCAGGAGAACTTCCTGACCAACCTGCGCAACAGCGTGATCGTGGTGGCCGCCACCGTCGTCCTGTCCATCGCCGTGGGCATTTTCGCCGCCGCCGCGCTGTCGCGGTTCCGGTTCGCCGGGCGACGGGCCATCCTCGTGGTCATCCTGGCGGTCCAGATGCTGCCCGGAACAGCCCTGCTCATCCCGATGTTCGCGTTGTTCAACACGGCGAACCTGCTGGGCACCTACTACGGCCTGATCCTCGCCTACCTGGCCACCACGCTGCCGTTCTCGATCTGGGTGATGCGCGGCTTCTTCGTCGCGATCCCGGTGGAGATCGAGGAGGCCGCCCGGATCGACGGCGCCGGCACCTGGCGGATCCTGTTCAGCGTGCTCTTCCCACTGGTCGCCCCCGGGGTGATCGCCACCAGCATCTTCGCCTTCATCGCCGCCTGGAACGACTACCTGGTGGCCTACACGTTCATGCAGGACCAGAGTCACTACACGCTCCCGGTGTGGCTGGCGTCGTTCACGAACCCGACCAGCGGAACGGACTACGGCGGCCAGATGGCGGCGTCCGTGCTGTTCGCGCTGCCCGTCGTCGTCTTCTTCCTGATCATCCAGCGCAACCTCGTGTCCGGGATGTCCGCCGGCGCCGTGAAGGGCTGA
- a CDS encoding ABC transporter permease, giving the protein MTEPTSAPEVAPETERRRERHFWVRAAVVAALGVVILTLLGSALLSVSHAPTPHHVPLGYVGAETTRTALAEEAGEAVRFVTYDSRNAAIGGIDRMDTYGAVVVSESGVELLKSTAASPQVASALTALVTEAAAGASLTPTVTETSALPTGDSAGSSIAVLLQVVVLVGTIGSVGLGRLVPRYRANWARGELPVLFLVLYALVVGLGIATVSHAFGVGNHVHFFKLSLCLALINLSVTASVSALVSLVGSAGAGVGGILYFLLGSPISGAATALPLMPVFWKDFGQALPPGAGATLLRRVLYFPEAPLATELTVLILYAGIGAVVLGVVNLLAGAGHRNSLADLP; this is encoded by the coding sequence ATGACGGAGCCCACCTCCGCGCCCGAGGTGGCCCCCGAGACGGAACGACGCCGCGAACGGCACTTCTGGGTGCGTGCCGCGGTGGTGGCGGCGCTCGGGGTGGTCATCCTCACCCTGCTCGGCTCGGCCCTGCTCAGCGTTTCGCACGCACCCACGCCGCACCACGTGCCGCTGGGTTACGTCGGCGCGGAGACCACCCGCACGGCACTGGCCGAAGAGGCCGGTGAAGCCGTCCGTTTCGTGACCTACGACAGCCGGAACGCGGCGATCGGCGGCATCGACCGGATGGACACCTACGGTGCCGTGGTCGTCAGCGAGAGCGGCGTCGAGCTGCTGAAGTCCACCGCGGCGTCCCCCCAGGTGGCGTCCGCGCTGACGGCGCTGGTGACCGAGGCCGCGGCCGGGGCGTCGCTCACCCCCACCGTCACGGAGACCAGCGCCCTGCCCACCGGGGACTCGGCCGGCAGCAGCATCGCCGTGCTCCTCCAGGTGGTGGTGCTGGTCGGCACGATCGGCTCGGTGGGACTGGGCCGGCTGGTGCCGCGTTACCGGGCCAACTGGGCCCGTGGTGAGCTGCCGGTGCTGTTCCTGGTGCTCTACGCCCTGGTGGTCGGGCTCGGGATCGCCACCGTGTCGCACGCCTTCGGGGTGGGCAACCACGTGCACTTCTTCAAGCTCTCACTGTGCCTGGCGCTGATCAACCTGTCGGTGACCGCGTCGGTCAGCGCTCTGGTCTCGCTCGTCGGCAGCGCCGGGGCGGGCGTCGGGGGCATCCTGTACTTCCTGCTCGGTTCGCCGATCAGCGGCGCCGCGACCGCTCTGCCGTTGATGCCGGTGTTCTGGAAGGACTTCGGTCAGGCCCTGCCGCCCGGTGCCGGGGCCACGCTGCTGCGCCGGGTGCTCTACTTTCCCGAGGCCCCGCTGGCGACGGAACTGACCGTGCTCATTCTCTACGCGGGCATCGGCGCGGTGGTGCTCGGCGTCGTCAATCTGCTGGCCGGGGCGGGCCATCGCAACAGCCTGGCCGACCTTCCCTGA
- a CDS encoding beta-N-acetylhexosaminidase: MLIPRPVDLRSGDGELVLDRATTLSADEELIAVLTWFRSALYPATGLPLRETARGTIHLGIDGGLGTEAFRLEVAPTGATVTGGGPAGVFYGCQALLQLLPPAVFRRGLVPGQRWAVPAVVVDDEPRFGWRGVMLDVSRHFMPKHDVLRFIDLMAVHRLNTLHWHLTDDQGWRVEIKRYPRLTEVGSWRHGTQVGAARDAGENGRPHGGFYTQDDIREIVAYAAERFVTVVPEIETPGHVQAALKAYPELGVLQEPLEVWTRWGINPNVLNLEESTVQFFLGVLDEVLELFPSPFIGIGGDECPRDQWRADPRTQERMRELGITREADCQTWFVRRLDDHLTAAGRRAFGWDEILEGDLAPGATVASWRGMAGAVAAARRGHDVIACPDDMVYLDYRQSELPNEPIPVSIPLTVEDVYRFEPVPAELSAQEARHVLGGQANIWTEHADNPRTVDYLVFPRLCAVAEALWSPAAARDFADFSARLEHHLTRLDALGVEYRHADGPRPWQERPGVPGRPSTREQRAAHIAELVANIAATDA, encoded by the coding sequence ATGCTGATCCCCCGTCCGGTCGATCTCCGTTCCGGCGACGGAGAACTCGTCCTCGACCGCGCCACCACGCTGTCCGCGGACGAGGAGCTCATCGCCGTCCTCACCTGGTTCCGGTCGGCGCTGTACCCGGCCACCGGGCTGCCCCTGCGTGAAACCGCGCGTGGCACGATCCATCTCGGAATCGACGGCGGCCTCGGGACGGAGGCCTTCCGGCTGGAGGTGGCGCCCACCGGCGCCACCGTCACCGGTGGCGGCCCGGCCGGGGTGTTCTACGGCTGCCAGGCGCTGCTCCAGCTGCTGCCGCCCGCGGTGTTCCGGCGTGGGCTGGTCCCCGGGCAGCGGTGGGCCGTTCCGGCCGTTGTGGTGGACGACGAACCCCGCTTCGGCTGGCGTGGCGTGATGCTCGACGTCTCAAGGCATTTCATGCCCAAGCACGACGTGCTCCGGTTCATCGACCTGATGGCGGTGCACCGGCTGAACACCCTGCACTGGCACCTGACCGACGACCAGGGCTGGCGGGTGGAGATCAAGCGCTACCCGCGGCTGACCGAGGTCGGCTCCTGGCGGCACGGCACCCAGGTGGGCGCGGCCCGGGACGCCGGTGAGAACGGCCGTCCGCACGGCGGTTTCTACACCCAGGACGACATCCGCGAGATCGTGGCCTACGCCGCGGAGCGCTTCGTCACCGTCGTCCCCGAGATCGAGACCCCCGGGCACGTGCAGGCCGCGCTGAAGGCCTACCCCGAGCTCGGCGTGCTCCAGGAGCCGCTGGAGGTGTGGACCCGCTGGGGCATCAACCCGAACGTGCTCAACCTCGAGGAATCCACCGTCCAGTTCTTCCTCGGTGTGCTCGACGAGGTGCTCGAGCTCTTCCCCTCGCCGTTCATCGGGATCGGCGGTGACGAGTGCCCACGCGACCAGTGGCGCGCCGACCCCCGCACCCAGGAACGCATGCGGGAGCTGGGCATCACCCGGGAGGCCGACTGCCAGACCTGGTTCGTGCGGCGCCTCGACGACCACCTGACCGCAGCCGGCCGCCGGGCCTTCGGCTGGGACGAGATCCTGGAGGGCGACCTGGCACCCGGCGCCACCGTGGCGTCGTGGCGGGGCATGGCCGGGGCGGTCGCCGCGGCCCGGCGGGGGCACGACGTGATCGCCTGCCCCGACGACATGGTGTATCTCGACTACCGGCAGTCCGAGCTGCCCAACGAGCCGATCCCGGTGTCGATCCCGCTGACCGTCGAGGACGTGTACCGGTTCGAGCCGGTGCCGGCCGAGCTGAGCGCGCAGGAGGCCCGGCACGTGCTCGGCGGCCAGGCGAACATCTGGACCGAGCACGCCGACAACCCGCGCACCGTGGACTATCTCGTCTTCCCCCGGCTGTGCGCGGTGGCCGAGGCACTGTGGAGCCCGGCCGCGGCCCGCGACTTCGCCGACTTCAGCGCCCGGCTGGAGCACCACCTGACCCGCCTGGACGCCCTCGGGGTGGAGTACCGGCACGCCGACGGCCCGCGCCCCTGGCAGGAGCGCCCGGGCGTGCCGGGCCGGCCCTCCACCCGCGAGCAGCGCGCCGCCCACATCGCCGAGCTGGTGGCGAACATCGCCGCCACGGACGCCTGA
- a CDS encoding Stf0 family sulfotransferase, with amino-acid sequence MRTRAATYVVAATPRSGSTLLCEGLQATGVAGRPAELFGPLLEHTWKTAWGLPANVPDDEFVRAALRYGTTGNGVFGMKMHWQHVRFLAGRLGVCGPPGAVLDALVPRARFVRIVRRDRRAQAVSLFRAYWTEEWVRFPGSGPPRRPAGELRFDRAEIERLEASIEAESAGWQEFFDRRGIEPLMVEYEELDRDYGRQIARVLDHLGADPRAVDRIPAPRLQRQSDRLNAHWIELLEG; translated from the coding sequence GTGAGAACCCGTGCCGCGACGTACGTGGTGGCGGCGACACCCCGGTCCGGGAGCACCCTGCTGTGCGAGGGGCTCCAGGCGACCGGGGTGGCCGGGCGGCCCGCCGAGCTGTTCGGGCCGCTGCTCGAACACACCTGGAAGACGGCCTGGGGGCTGCCGGCGAACGTCCCGGACGACGAGTTCGTCCGGGCCGCACTGCGCTACGGGACCACCGGGAACGGCGTGTTCGGGATGAAGATGCACTGGCAGCACGTGCGGTTCCTGGCCGGGCGGCTGGGGGTCTGCGGGCCGCCGGGTGCGGTGCTGGACGCGCTGGTGCCGCGGGCCCGGTTCGTCCGCATCGTGCGCCGCGACCGGCGGGCCCAGGCGGTCTCGCTGTTCCGCGCCTACTGGACCGAGGAGTGGGTGCGGTTCCCCGGCTCCGGGCCACCCCGCCGGCCGGCCGGCGAACTGCGCTTCGACCGGGCCGAGATCGAGCGGCTCGAGGCCTCGATCGAGGCCGAGTCGGCCGGATGGCAGGAGTTCTTCGACCGCCGGGGGATCGAGCCGCTGATGGTGGAGTACGAGGAGCTGGACCGCGACTACGGCCGCCAGATCGCCCGGGTGCTCGACCATCTGGGGGCCGACCCCCGGGCGGTGGACCGAATCCCCGCACCCCGCCTGCAACGTCAGTCCGACCGGCTGAACGCGCACTGGATCGAGCTTCTGGAGGGATGA
- a CDS encoding extracellular solute-binding protein translates to MSPRRFGTTALLGLSLTLALSACASSGSSSDDAGSDGGGSVKTVPAAKGDGKTLTIWTMNGDYTDETIAAINAEFTKQTGADVDVQIQEWDGITTKISTALSTANTPDVLDLGNTQVASFAANGGLVDLTAYKADLAQGRTWLAGLEDPATVDGKLYAAPGFAGARAVIYNKEIWKDAGVTEVPTTYEELTADLDKIKAANTASDFSAFYMPGQQWAAGMQWVWDAGAEIATDANGTWTGGLESAEAQKALNDWKTFQNTYSTKASQAVDTDNPDFNQVFADEKTSAFLSTTGSIAKTLETNPDLDADNIGTFPMPGLSGKTQPAMLGGSDWGIAAKSDAVDLALVWTKIATSPQMQDDYVVGKDGWIPNSTEGIEAAQSVINDQQKGFFNAALNSKATPAAAQWATVEGDKSINQFFSSIATGSKTPEAAAKDFDAHLTDTL, encoded by the coding sequence ATGAGTCCCCGTCGGTTCGGCACCACAGCACTCCTCGGTCTCAGCCTCACCCTGGCCCTCTCGGCCTGCGCCAGCAGCGGTTCCAGCTCCGACGACGCCGGCAGCGACGGCGGCGGCTCGGTCAAGACCGTCCCGGCGGCGAAGGGCGACGGCAAGACGCTCACCATCTGGACGATGAACGGCGACTACACCGACGAGACCATCGCCGCGATCAACGCGGAGTTCACGAAGCAGACCGGCGCCGACGTGGACGTGCAGATCCAGGAGTGGGACGGCATCACCACCAAGATCAGCACGGCGCTGTCCACCGCGAACACCCCGGACGTGCTCGACCTCGGCAACACCCAGGTGGCCAGCTTCGCCGCGAACGGCGGCCTGGTGGACCTGACCGCCTACAAGGCCGACCTGGCCCAGGGCCGCACCTGGCTGGCCGGCCTGGAAGACCCCGCCACGGTGGACGGCAAGCTCTACGCCGCACCCGGTTTCGCCGGTGCCCGCGCCGTGATCTACAACAAGGAGATCTGGAAGGACGCCGGGGTCACCGAGGTTCCCACCACCTACGAGGAACTCACCGCCGACCTGGACAAGATCAAGGCGGCCAACACGGCCTCCGACTTCTCCGCCTTCTACATGCCCGGCCAGCAGTGGGCCGCGGGCATGCAGTGGGTGTGGGACGCCGGCGCGGAGATCGCGACCGACGCGAACGGCACCTGGACCGGCGGCCTGGAGAGCGCCGAGGCGCAGAAGGCCCTGAACGACTGGAAGACGTTCCAGAACACCTACTCCACCAAGGCGTCCCAGGCCGTCGACACCGACAACCCGGACTTCAACCAGGTGTTCGCCGACGAGAAGACCTCGGCGTTCCTGAGCACCACCGGCAGCATCGCCAAGACCCTGGAGACCAACCCGGACCTGGACGCCGACAACATCGGCACCTTCCCGATGCCCGGCCTCTCCGGCAAGACCCAGCCGGCCATGCTCGGTGGCTCGGACTGGGGTATCGCGGCCAAGAGCGACGCCGTCGACCTGGCCCTGGTCTGGACGAAGATCGCGACCAGCCCGCAGATGCAGGACGACTACGTGGTGGGCAAGGACGGCTGGATCCCGAACAGCACCGAGGGCATCGAGGCCGCCCAGTCGGTGATCAACGACCAGCAGAAGGGCTTCTTCAACGCCGCCCTGAACTCCAAGGCCACCCCGGCCGCCGCGCAGTGGGCCACGGTCGAGGGCGACAAGAGCATCAACCAGTTCTTCTCGTCGATCGCGACCGGGTCGAAGACCCCCGAGGCCGCTGCCAAGGACTTCGACGCGCACCTGACCGACACGCTGTGA
- a CDS encoding DUF2188 domain-containing protein translates to MPKGDVETYHQDGNWHSRIEGQTAPFATGGTKDEQVGQGRDRARADRVEHIVKDQNGQITEKHTYGDDPRDIPG, encoded by the coding sequence ATGCCGAAGGGTGACGTGGAGACCTATCACCAGGACGGCAACTGGCACAGCCGGATCGAGGGCCAGACAGCGCCTTTCGCCACCGGTGGCACGAAGGACGAGCAGGTCGGGCAGGGCCGTGACCGGGCCCGGGCCGACCGGGTCGAGCACATCGTGAAGGACCAGAACGGCCAGATCACCGAGAAGCACACGTACGGCGACGACCCTCGCGACATCCCGGGCTGA
- a CDS encoding SAM-dependent methyltransferase — MIAGAQLPCDIAVVGLGIAGVHHLTKEVEETIRRCTKTFVADTGTGMLEYLGGLGTEVVDLTQPREVGEHRILIYRRIAAEVVAAAKAGGPVCFATYGHPTMYCYPTTLIQRAALVLNLSVTVLPGVSFLDTLLCDLGVDPGFDGLQMYEASDLVVRRRPLQADVPCVITQAPMTLDAYNRRGSRALDNLRLLQRHLLGTYPADHEVLLVTSKPHPLLEPLIQPVPLGSLAAALLPATQLGTLFIPALHRREIADRELAARMQILDGPRTARVTSGAPPSRPGRPPIGPQPA; from the coding sequence ATGATCGCCGGAGCTCAGTTGCCCTGCGACATAGCGGTTGTCGGCCTCGGCATCGCCGGGGTGCACCACCTGACCAAGGAGGTGGAGGAGACGATCCGGCGGTGCACGAAGACTTTCGTGGCCGACACCGGAACCGGGATGCTGGAGTATCTCGGCGGCCTGGGCACCGAGGTCGTCGACCTGACCCAGCCGCGGGAGGTGGGGGAGCACCGTATCCTGATCTACCGGCGGATAGCGGCCGAGGTGGTGGCCGCCGCGAAGGCCGGTGGGCCGGTGTGTTTCGCCACCTACGGGCATCCCACCATGTACTGCTACCCGACCACGCTGATCCAGCGGGCGGCGCTCGTGCTGAACCTGTCGGTGACCGTCCTGCCGGGGGTGTCGTTCCTCGACACGCTGCTGTGCGACCTGGGGGTGGATCCCGGGTTCGACGGCCTCCAGATGTACGAGGCCAGCGACCTCGTGGTGCGCCGCCGGCCGCTCCAGGCCGACGTGCCGTGCGTGATCACCCAGGCCCCGATGACCCTGGACGCCTACAACCGCAGGGGTTCCCGGGCGCTGGACAACCTGCGTCTGCTCCAGCGGCACCTGCTGGGCACCTATCCGGCCGACCACGAGGTGCTGCTGGTCACCTCCAAGCCGCACCCGTTGCTGGAACCGCTGATCCAGCCGGTCCCGCTCGGGTCGCTGGCCGCCGCCCTGCTGCCCGCCACGCAGCTGGGCACCCTGTTCATCCCGGCGCTGCACCGCCGGGAGATCGCCGACCGGGAACTCGCCGCGAGGATGCAGATCCTCGACGGTCCCCGGACGGCGAGGGTGACGTCCGGGGCGCCACCGAGCCGCCCCGGACGTCCACCGATCGGACCACAACCGGCGTGA
- a CDS encoding carbohydrate ABC transporter permease: MTTETPSKATSSTAAPAPRARGRRPDLTPLWLLTPAGLVIVLVTVLPIIYLVYTSFTDYNQRTLFTGEFRYTGFEQYTTLLGSSAFWKSLLRTVLFTAAMVIGSMVIGMGVSHLLTRLRGFWRYTTTVVLIMAWAMPNVASSLVWNWLFQPGYGVVNWGLDQMRVFGDTSSLNWAGDPAHAYTAIWLLIVWQAVPFIALTLNAAEEQVPSEYLEAARLDGAGEFTVYRVITLNFLKPTLLLVTILSVIWDYNVFNQIWLISQGGPGDSTSTLGVFTYKTAFVGFEIGQGAAISVVTTLMLLGLTAFYIRSLLKSGEDL; the protein is encoded by the coding sequence GTGACCACCGAGACCCCGAGCAAGGCCACCAGCTCGACGGCCGCCCCCGCGCCCCGCGCGCGGGGGCGGCGCCCCGACCTCACCCCGCTGTGGCTGCTGACGCCGGCCGGTCTGGTGATCGTGCTGGTCACCGTCCTGCCGATCATCTACCTGGTCTACACGTCGTTCACGGACTACAACCAGCGCACCCTGTTCACCGGTGAGTTCCGGTACACCGGCTTCGAGCAGTACACCACCCTGCTGGGCAGCAGCGCGTTCTGGAAGTCGTTGCTGCGCACCGTGTTGTTCACAGCGGCCATGGTGATCGGCAGCATGGTGATCGGCATGGGCGTCTCGCACCTGCTGACCCGGCTGCGCGGGTTCTGGCGCTACACCACCACGGTGGTGCTGATCATGGCCTGGGCGATGCCGAACGTGGCGTCGTCACTGGTCTGGAACTGGCTCTTCCAGCCCGGGTACGGCGTGGTGAACTGGGGCCTGGACCAGATGCGGGTCTTCGGCGACACCTCCAGCCTGAACTGGGCCGGCGACCCGGCCCACGCCTACACCGCGATCTGGCTGCTGATCGTGTGGCAGGCGGTGCCTTTCATCGCCCTGACGCTGAACGCCGCCGAGGAGCAGGTGCCCTCGGAGTACCTGGAGGCCGCCCGGCTCGACGGGGCCGGCGAGTTCACCGTGTACCGGGTGATCACCCTCAACTTCCTGAAGCCCACCCTGCTGCTGGTCACCATCCTGTCGGTGATCTGGGACTACAACGTGTTCAACCAGATCTGGCTGATCTCGCAGGGCGGTCCGGGCGACTCGACCTCGACGCTCGGCGTGTTCACCTACAAGACGGCGTTCGTCGGGTTCGAGATCGGCCAGGGCGCGGCGATCTCGGTGGTGACGACGCTGATGCTGCTGGGCCTGACCGCTTTCTACATCCGCAGCCTGCTGAAGTCGGGAGAGGACCTGTGA
- a CDS encoding ROK family transcriptional regulator, whose amino-acid sequence MSILPGTRGLSALRSSNRRRLLDLLREHGEISRADLARLTDLSATTVSSLISELSDEGVVSEVGLDERRNGRTGRPGRLVQLVGGRRLVVGLDVGRDVVRAALCDLSGAVVSEQTRGIDMDDAESLTQVSAFVNELIDQAAGGRERISRLVVAVPGVVESGTGYVSSVWVPNWLHVAPGPVLAAATGLETFVENDADLCALGERSFGAALGLNDVLHVKASSGIGIGLVLAGRLYRGSHGGAGELGHVQVADFGDLCLCGNRGCLETLASLEAVLSALRVVRPGVRTAAHLADLVRDGDRAAIRVVTDAGAVIGKQVAALCNVLAPQAVVVGGELAGGGTHLADAVRDAVERYTKPRTAARIAVLPAELGTRAAVLGAVTTAVEAELTA is encoded by the coding sequence ATGTCGATTCTGCCCGGCACCCGCGGGCTGAGCGCCCTGCGCTCCAGTAACCGGCGCCGGCTGCTCGACCTGCTGCGGGAGCACGGCGAGATCAGCCGCGCCGACCTGGCCCGGCTCACCGACCTTTCCGCCACCACCGTGTCCAGCCTGATCTCCGAGCTGAGCGACGAGGGCGTGGTCAGCGAGGTCGGGCTGGACGAGCGGCGCAACGGACGCACCGGGCGCCCAGGCCGGCTCGTGCAGCTGGTCGGTGGGCGCCGCCTGGTGGTCGGGCTCGACGTCGGCCGTGACGTGGTGCGCGCCGCCCTCTGCGACCTGTCCGGCGCGGTGGTCAGCGAGCAGACCCGCGGCATCGACATGGACGACGCCGAATCCCTCACCCAGGTCAGCGCATTCGTCAACGAGCTGATCGACCAGGCGGCCGGCGGCCGGGAACGCATCTCGCGGCTCGTGGTCGCGGTGCCGGGCGTGGTCGAGTCCGGCACCGGCTACGTCAGCTCGGTCTGGGTACCCAACTGGCTGCACGTCGCGCCGGGCCCGGTGCTGGCGGCGGCCACCGGTCTGGAGACCTTCGTCGAGAACGACGCCGACCTGTGCGCCCTGGGCGAGCGGAGTTTCGGTGCGGCCCTGGGCCTGAACGACGTGCTGCACGTCAAGGCGTCCTCCGGCATCGGGATCGGCCTGGTGCTGGCCGGGCGCCTGTACCGCGGAAGTCACGGCGGTGCGGGCGAACTCGGGCACGTTCAGGTCGCCGACTTCGGTGACCTGTGCCTGTGCGGCAACCGCGGCTGCCTGGAGACGCTGGCCTCGCTGGAGGCCGTGCTCAGCGCGCTGCGGGTGGTGCGCCCCGGCGTCCGGACCGCCGCCCATCTGGCCGACCTGGTCCGCGACGGCGACCGGGCGGCGATCCGCGTGGTCACCGACGCCGGCGCGGTGATCGGCAAGCAGGTGGCGGCCCTGTGCAACGTCCTCGCCCCGCAGGCCGTGGTGGTGGGCGGCGAACTGGCCGGCGGGGGAACCCATCTGGCCGACGCCGTGCGCGACGCGGTCGAGCGCTACACCAAACCCCGCACGGCAGCCCGGATCGCCGTGCTGCCCGCCGAACTCGGCACGCGCGCGGCCGTTCTCGGTGCGGTCACCACTGCCGTGGAGGCCGAGCTCACCGCCTGA
- a CDS encoding serine hydrolase domain-containing protein, with protein sequence MDNLTTQSAGEARPWRRRSLLGAFAAAPVATGGALSAGGAAASSRIPPATRPGGSYDRYVTKLASEGRFSGTVLLSHRGRTVLSRSFGMADRERGIRNGKNTVFTLSSAGKPFSPVAVLQLVQRGKLALGDPIGKHLTGFRQDVAENVTVHHLLSGSSWLATPDEDIQRVYRSREEVHEYCEWYARQAEPIGTPGLPDPRHAGAGTAVPALLVEAASGQSYWDYVQENIFDRAGMSVSAFYTRPQWLTDRRLAHPYMRLADGSEVDALHHLDQGSPDEWVQGRNPGRAFIDAPGDGGFASAPDLVRFARRLYDGTLLDRPWADVLTAARFPQGPSGFGSYGVPVHIVGGQWEFSRAGANPGVGASWSIYPDTGWVGVVLGNTDGLPLQEMSLRMTEAVTGVLPDASGG encoded by the coding sequence ATGGACAACCTCACCACGCAATCCGCCGGCGAAGCCCGGCCCTGGCGCCGCCGTTCCCTGCTCGGAGCCTTCGCCGCCGCCCCGGTGGCGACCGGAGGAGCACTGAGTGCCGGCGGTGCGGCCGCCTCGTCCAGGATCCCTCCGGCCACCCGGCCCGGCGGTTCCTACGACCGGTACGTCACGAAACTTGCCTCCGAAGGCCGGTTCTCCGGCACGGTGCTGTTGTCGCACCGGGGCCGCACGGTACTGAGCCGCAGTTTCGGCATGGCCGACCGCGAGCGCGGCATCCGCAACGGCAAGAACACCGTGTTCACCCTCAGCTCGGCGGGAAAACCGTTCTCCCCCGTCGCCGTCCTGCAACTGGTGCAGCGCGGCAAGCTGGCGCTGGGCGACCCGATCGGCAAGCACCTGACGGGTTTCCGCCAGGACGTCGCCGAGAACGTGACCGTGCACCACCTGCTCTCCGGATCGTCCTGGCTCGCCACTCCCGACGAAGACATCCAGCGGGTCTACCGCAGTCGCGAGGAGGTGCACGAGTACTGCGAGTGGTACGCCCGGCAGGCGGAGCCGATCGGTACCCCCGGCCTGCCCGATCCCCGGCACGCCGGCGCGGGCACGGCCGTCCCGGCGTTGCTGGTGGAGGCGGCAAGTGGCCAGAGTTACTGGGACTACGTGCAGGAGAACATCTTCGACCGGGCCGGCATGAGCGTCTCGGCGTTCTACACCCGGCCGCAGTGGCTCACCGACCGCCGCCTCGCTCATCCGTACATGAGGCTGGCGGACGGCAGCGAGGTGGACGCCCTGCACCATCTGGACCAGGGCAGTCCCGACGAGTGGGTGCAGGGGCGCAACCCGGGCCGTGCGTTCATCGACGCTCCGGGTGACGGTGGATTCGCCAGTGCCCCCGACCTGGTGCGCTTCGCCCGGAGGCTGTACGACGGCACGTTGCTCGACCGGCCCTGGGCCGATGTGCTCACCGCGGCCAGGTTCCCGCAGGGGCCGAGCGGTTTCGGGTCGTACGGCGTCCCGGTGCACATCGTCGGCGGCCAGTGGGAGTTCTCCCGGGCCGGAGCCAATCCCGGCGTGGGGGCGAGCTGGAGCATCTACCCGGACACCGGCTGGGTCGGGGTCGTTCTCGGCAACACCGACGGTCTGCCCCTCCAGGAGATGTCCCTCCGGATGACCGAGGCGGTCACCGGGGTCCTGCCGGACGCCTCGGGCGGCTGA
- a CDS encoding GNAT family N-acetyltransferase has protein sequence MEQTTPVLRPARYPADVDDLAALNIEYLTWATGRLLEEFGVVMAVPDAQASAASVRAFDREGARYLVVENEGVLVGMGALRTLEPGVVEIKRMYLRPELRGLHLGSALLDRLLAEAVDGLGAHTLRLDSCRFMHGAQRLYASRGFTERDPYEGTEIPAQMRENWRFFEKPVPVRA, from the coding sequence ATGGAACAGACCACCCCCGTGCTGAGACCGGCCCGCTACCCGGCCGACGTCGACGACCTGGCCGCCCTGAACATCGAGTACCTGACCTGGGCCACCGGCCGCCTGCTGGAGGAGTTCGGCGTGGTGATGGCGGTGCCGGACGCGCAGGCGTCCGCAGCGTCGGTGCGCGCGTTCGACCGGGAGGGCGCCCGTTACCTGGTGGTGGAGAACGAAGGCGTCCTGGTGGGGATGGGCGCGCTGCGCACGCTGGAGCCGGGGGTGGTCGAGATCAAGCGGATGTATCTGCGGCCGGAGCTGCGGGGCCTGCACCTGGGCTCGGCCCTGCTCGACCGGTTGCTGGCCGAGGCGGTCGACGGGCTCGGCGCGCACACCCTGCGGCTGGACAGCTGCCGGTTCATGCACGGGGCCCAGCGGCTGTACGCGTCGCGGGGGTTCACCGAGCGGGATCCCTACGAGGGCACGGAGATTCCGGCGCAGATGCGCGAGAACTGGCGGTTCTTCGAGAAGCCGGTGCCGGTGCGGGCCTGA